The following coding sequences lie in one Apium graveolens cultivar Ventura chromosome 3, ASM990537v1, whole genome shotgun sequence genomic window:
- the LOC141711639 gene encoding protein SAWADEE HOMEODOMAIN HOMOLOG 2-like isoform X1 has translation MGRPPSHGAPAFRFNNAEVAEMEAMLQANNAVVPAREVLEELAQKFSTSTERSGKFAVQMKQVWNWFQNRRYAIRARTSKTPVKLKSLSSRDDSAVAKNVAQAPQPQHPPPQHPQHPHPQHPQPKHPQRHLQPHHPQPQPAPLVALRNVPQAPPNLPPPAGKIVAEGTLMEFEAKSARDGAWYDVASFLFHRNLETDDPEVLVRFAGFGAEEDEWVDIRRHVRQRSLPCESSECVAVLPGDLILCFQEGKEQALYFDAHVLDSQRRRHDIRGCRCRFLVCYDHDQSEEIVPLRKICRRPETDHRLQLLHALNDSATAKHPKAGIESRTTNTLRVYPPPEVTEEQLKKEEPVAVNHMVPATSNSNLVAGSEFKNQQPNVSEIVDAGPAKIPNAPPGSGFQLLEAPGLINPEEKDPNMLPGNDAAIQDAIDKAATDIGDPCATPENDAVLNEDVHNADTNIEGDPNMTSEADDVLNEAATIIEEDMNGTSENHAVLNEDAANTEEDTNGSQEDEAVSNEDAGNIEGDTNGNVENEDAAKV, from the exons ATGGGAAGGCCACCCAGTCATGGCGCTCCTGCCTTTCGCTTTAACAACGCTGAG GTTGCAGAAATGGAAGCTATGTTGCAAGCGAACAATGCGGTGGTGCCGGCACGTGAAGTTCTCGAAGAGCTTGCTCAGAAATTCAG TACTTCGACGGAAAGATCAGGAAAGTTTGCAGTTCAAATGAAACAA GTGTGGAATTGGTTCCAGAATAGGCGTTATGCTATTAGAGCAAGAACTTCCAAAACTCCTGTGAAATTGAAATCTCTATCATCCCGGGATGATTCAGCTGTGGCAAAAAATGTGGCTCAAGCTCCTCAGCCTCAACACCCTCCACCACAGCATCCACAACACCCTCATCCACAACATCCACAACCAAAACACCCTCAACGACATCTACAACCACACCACCCTCAACCACAACCAGCTCCTCTAG TTGCACTGAGAAATGTACCTCAAGCCCCTCCAAATCTGCCTCCTCCTGCAG GTAAAATTGTTGCAGAAGGTACTCTAATGGAGTTTGAAGCTAAATCTGCAAGAGATGGTGCATG GTATGATGTTGCTAGCTTTCTATTTCATAGGAATCTTGAGACTGACGACCCG GAAGTTCTGGTTCGGTTTGCTGGATTTGGAGCAGAAGAGGATGAATGGGTTGATATACGTAGGCATGTTAGACAAAGGTCTCTTCCATGTGAATCCTCGGAGTGCGTAGCAGTTCTTCCAGGAGATCTTATACTCTGTTTCCAG GAAGGCAAAGAGCAGGCTCTCTACTTTGATGCTCATGTGCTTGATTCACAAAGACGAAGGCATGACATAAGAGGTTGCCGTTGTAGGTTTCTGGTGTGCTATGATCATGATCAGTCTGAG GAAATTGTGCCATTGAGAAAGATCTGCCGTCGACCTGAGACCGACCACAGGTTGCAGCTACTTCATGCTTTGAACGACTCTGCAACAGCAAAGCACCCCAAAGCTGGTATTGAGTCTCGTACCACCAACACATTGAGGGTCTATCCTCCTCCCGAAGTAACAGAAGAGCAGCTAAAAAAAGAGGAACCTGTGGCTGTTAATCACATGGTTCCTGCAACTTCTAATTCAAATTTGGTTGCAGGTAGTGAATTCAAAAATCAGCAACCAAATGTTTCTGAGATCGTGGATGCTGGTCCTGCAAAAATTCCGAATGCCCCACCCGGTAGTGGTTTTCAGCTACTAGAAGCTCCTGGGCTCATCAACCCTGAAGAGAAAGATCCGAATATGCTGCCAGGAAATGATGCTGCAATTCAAGATGCGATAGATAAAGCTGCTACAGACATTGGAGATCCGTGTGCCACACCAGAAAATGATGCTGTGTTAAATGAAGATGTACATAATGCTGATACAAACATTGAGGGAGATCCAAATATGACATCTGAAGCTGATGATGTGTTAAATGAAGCTGCTACAATTATTGAGGAAGATATGAACGGGACTTCAGAAAATCATGCTGTGTTAAATGAAGATGCTGCAAACACCGAG
- the LOC141711639 gene encoding protein SAWADEE HOMEODOMAIN HOMOLOG 2-like isoform X2: MEAMLQANNAVVPAREVLEELAQKFSTSTERSGKFAVQMKQVWNWFQNRRYAIRARTSKTPVKLKSLSSRDDSAVAKNVAQAPQPQHPPPQHPQHPHPQHPQPKHPQRHLQPHHPQPQPAPLVALRNVPQAPPNLPPPAGKIVAEGTLMEFEAKSARDGAWYDVASFLFHRNLETDDPEVLVRFAGFGAEEDEWVDIRRHVRQRSLPCESSECVAVLPGDLILCFQEGKEQALYFDAHVLDSQRRRHDIRGCRCRFLVCYDHDQSEEIVPLRKICRRPETDHRLQLLHALNDSATAKHPKAGIESRTTNTLRVYPPPEVTEEQLKKEEPVAVNHMVPATSNSNLVAGSEFKNQQPNVSEIVDAGPAKIPNAPPGSGFQLLEAPGLINPEEKDPNMLPGNDAAIQDAIDKAATDIGDPCATPENDAVLNEDVHNADTNIEGDPNMTSEADDVLNEAATIIEEDMNGTSENHAVLNEDAANTEEDTNGSQEDEAVSNEDAGNIEGDTNGNVENEDAAKV; encoded by the exons ATGGAAGCTATGTTGCAAGCGAACAATGCGGTGGTGCCGGCACGTGAAGTTCTCGAAGAGCTTGCTCAGAAATTCAG TACTTCGACGGAAAGATCAGGAAAGTTTGCAGTTCAAATGAAACAA GTGTGGAATTGGTTCCAGAATAGGCGTTATGCTATTAGAGCAAGAACTTCCAAAACTCCTGTGAAATTGAAATCTCTATCATCCCGGGATGATTCAGCTGTGGCAAAAAATGTGGCTCAAGCTCCTCAGCCTCAACACCCTCCACCACAGCATCCACAACACCCTCATCCACAACATCCACAACCAAAACACCCTCAACGACATCTACAACCACACCACCCTCAACCACAACCAGCTCCTCTAG TTGCACTGAGAAATGTACCTCAAGCCCCTCCAAATCTGCCTCCTCCTGCAG GTAAAATTGTTGCAGAAGGTACTCTAATGGAGTTTGAAGCTAAATCTGCAAGAGATGGTGCATG GTATGATGTTGCTAGCTTTCTATTTCATAGGAATCTTGAGACTGACGACCCG GAAGTTCTGGTTCGGTTTGCTGGATTTGGAGCAGAAGAGGATGAATGGGTTGATATACGTAGGCATGTTAGACAAAGGTCTCTTCCATGTGAATCCTCGGAGTGCGTAGCAGTTCTTCCAGGAGATCTTATACTCTGTTTCCAG GAAGGCAAAGAGCAGGCTCTCTACTTTGATGCTCATGTGCTTGATTCACAAAGACGAAGGCATGACATAAGAGGTTGCCGTTGTAGGTTTCTGGTGTGCTATGATCATGATCAGTCTGAG GAAATTGTGCCATTGAGAAAGATCTGCCGTCGACCTGAGACCGACCACAGGTTGCAGCTACTTCATGCTTTGAACGACTCTGCAACAGCAAAGCACCCCAAAGCTGGTATTGAGTCTCGTACCACCAACACATTGAGGGTCTATCCTCCTCCCGAAGTAACAGAAGAGCAGCTAAAAAAAGAGGAACCTGTGGCTGTTAATCACATGGTTCCTGCAACTTCTAATTCAAATTTGGTTGCAGGTAGTGAATTCAAAAATCAGCAACCAAATGTTTCTGAGATCGTGGATGCTGGTCCTGCAAAAATTCCGAATGCCCCACCCGGTAGTGGTTTTCAGCTACTAGAAGCTCCTGGGCTCATCAACCCTGAAGAGAAAGATCCGAATATGCTGCCAGGAAATGATGCTGCAATTCAAGATGCGATAGATAAAGCTGCTACAGACATTGGAGATCCGTGTGCCACACCAGAAAATGATGCTGTGTTAAATGAAGATGTACATAATGCTGATACAAACATTGAGGGAGATCCAAATATGACATCTGAAGCTGATGATGTGTTAAATGAAGCTGCTACAATTATTGAGGAAGATATGAACGGGACTTCAGAAAATCATGCTGTGTTAAATGAAGATGCTGCAAACACCGAG